A window of Costertonia aggregata contains these coding sequences:
- the recA gene encoding recombinase RecA: MSSEKDAKLKALKLTLDKLDKTYGKGAVMKMGDSVVADVEVIPSGSLGLDIALGVGGYPRGRVIEIYGPESSGKTTLTLHAIAEAQKNGGIAAFIDAEHAFDRFYAKKLGVDIDNLIISQPDNGEQALEIADNLIRSGAIDIVIIDSVAALTPKSEIEGEMGDSKMGLHARLMSQALRKLTGSISKTHCTVIFINQLREKIGVMFGNPETTTGGNALKFYASVRLDIRRSTQIKDTDGGVQGNKTRVKVVKNKVAPPFRTAEFDIMYGEGISKVGEIIDLGVEYEIVKKSGSWFSYGDTKLGQGRDAVKSLLLDNPELFEELDGKIREAIHAIKE; the protein is encoded by the coding sequence ATGAGTTCCGAAAAAGATGCAAAATTAAAAGCCTTAAAGTTAACCTTGGACAAGTTGGACAAGACGTACGGCAAAGGTGCCGTAATGAAAATGGGCGACAGTGTGGTGGCCGATGTAGAGGTAATACCCTCTGGGTCATTGGGCTTGGATATCGCTTTGGGTGTAGGTGGTTACCCTAGGGGCAGGGTCATTGAAATCTATGGTCCGGAATCATCGGGTAAGACCACATTGACTTTGCACGCCATTGCGGAAGCTCAAAAAAATGGAGGTATCGCCGCTTTTATTGATGCGGAGCATGCCTTTGACCGTTTTTATGCCAAAAAACTCGGGGTAGATATCGATAATCTTATTATTTCCCAGCCAGACAACGGGGAACAAGCCTTGGAAATTGCCGATAACCTTATACGCTCCGGGGCCATTGATATCGTTATTATCGATTCGGTAGCGGCATTGACCCCAAAAAGTGAGATAGAGGGTGAAATGGGGGACTCCAAAATGGGGCTCCACGCCCGATTGATGTCACAAGCGCTTCGAAAGCTGACCGGGTCTATCAGTAAAACACACTGTACGGTCATATTCATAAATCAATTGCGGGAAAAAATCGGGGTCATGTTCGGTAATCCCGAGACTACAACGGGGGGCAATGCATTAAAGTTCTACGCCTCGGTGCGGTTGGATATTAGACGCTCTACCCAAATAAAAGATACCGACGGCGGGGTGCAAGGGAACAAGACCCGTGTCAAAGTCGTAAAAAATAAGGTGGCCCCACCTTTTAGGACCGCAGAGTTCGATATTATGTACGGGGAAGGTATCTCTAAAGTGGGTGAAATCATAGATCTAGGCGTTGAATATGAAATCGTAAAGAAAAGCGGTTCTTGGTTTAGTTATGGCGATACCAAATTGGGACAGGGTAGAGATGCCGTAAAATCCCTTTTACTGGATAATCCCGAGCTGTTCGAAGAGCTGGACGGTAAAATCAGGGAGGCAATACATGCCATTAAGGAATAG
- a CDS encoding RNA polymerase sigma factor, translating to MSLEDLIDNCKKGNRSAQEELYRKYSRILFGICLKYSRNKTEAEDNLHDSFMTIFSKIGQFKHKGSFEGWMKRITVNTVLQKYRKEEFLNVVTDAIEDQTDVEVNDKDIDLNTLLGYIQELPNKYRLTFNLYVMDGYTHKEISELLGTSAGTSKSNLARARLILKEKIEKESIHIA from the coding sequence TTGAGCCTGGAAGACCTCATAGACAATTGTAAAAAAGGCAACAGATCTGCCCAGGAAGAATTGTACAGGAAATATTCCCGTATACTTTTTGGCATTTGCCTAAAGTACTCGCGCAACAAAACCGAAGCCGAGGATAACCTTCACGACAGTTTTATGACCATTTTTAGTAAAATCGGACAGTTTAAGCACAAGGGCTCTTTTGAAGGTTGGATGAAACGGATCACCGTTAATACCGTATTGCAAAAATACAGAAAAGAAGAATTCTTAAATGTAGTGACCGATGCGATAGAAGACCAGACCGATGTGGAAGTGAACGATAAGGACATTGACCTTAATACCCTATTGGGGTATATTCAAGAGCTACCCAATAAGTACAGGCTCACCTTTAATCTTTATGTGATGGACGGTTATACGCATAAAGAAATAAGCGAACTGTTGGGTACCTCGGCCGGCACATCAAAATCAAACCTGGCCAGGGCCCGGTTGATATTAAAAGAAAAAATTGAAAAAGAAAGTATACATATTGCCTAA
- the trhO gene encoding oxygen-dependent tRNA uridine(34) hydroxylase TrhO, giving the protein MQLYNTLSAKERAALIKDAGQERLTISFYKYAHIGNPSIFRNHLFIHWNELEVLGRIYVANEGINAQLSVPAENFKAFKKHLDSISFLKNVRLNIAIEQDNLSFLKLKVKVRQKIVADGLNDTTFDVTNKGIHVDAQKFNELIEHPDTVLVDMRNHYESEIGHFKNAITPDVDTFRDSLDIIENDLADHKEDKKLVMYCTGGIRCEKASAYYKHKGFKQVYQLEGGIIEYTRQVNDKNLENKFLGKNFVFDHRRGERISDDVIANCHQCGNPCDTHVNCANEACHLLFIQCKACAQRMDDCCSDECKEIHNLPFEEQKALRKGKTVSNKIFKKGRSEVLKFKK; this is encoded by the coding sequence ATGCAACTGTACAATACATTAAGTGCGAAGGAAAGAGCGGCCCTTATCAAAGATGCGGGCCAAGAGCGGCTTACGATCTCTTTCTACAAATATGCACATATTGGCAATCCGTCAATATTTAGAAACCATCTTTTTATCCATTGGAACGAACTGGAAGTTCTGGGGCGAATCTACGTGGCCAACGAAGGCATTAATGCCCAACTGTCGGTCCCGGCAGAGAATTTCAAGGCGTTTAAAAAGCATTTGGACAGTATTTCCTTCTTAAAGAACGTTCGGCTGAACATCGCTATAGAGCAAGACAACCTATCGTTTTTGAAACTCAAGGTAAAAGTGCGGCAAAAAATCGTTGCCGATGGGCTGAACGATACTACGTTTGATGTGACCAATAAAGGTATTCATGTAGATGCCCAAAAGTTCAACGAACTTATCGAGCATCCCGACACGGTGCTGGTCGATATGCGTAACCACTACGAAAGCGAAATCGGCCATTTTAAAAATGCGATCACACCTGACGTGGATACCTTCCGGGACTCATTGGATATCATTGAAAATGATTTGGCCGACCACAAAGAGGATAAAAAACTGGTCATGTACTGTACCGGGGGCATACGGTGCGAAAAAGCCAGTGCATATTATAAGCACAAAGGGTTCAAGCAGGTGTATCAGTTAGAGGGCGGCATCATAGAGTACACCCGTCAAGTAAACGACAAAAACCTTGAAAACAAGTTTTTGGGGAAGAACTTTGTTTTTGACCACCGCCGTGGCGAACGCATCTCGGACGATGTTATCGCAAATTGTCACCAATGCGGGAATCCCTGCGATACTCATGTGAATTGTGCCAATGAGGCCTGCCATTTATTGTTCATTCAATGTAAGGCCTGCGCCCAAAGGATGGATGATTGCTGTTCGGACGAATGTAAAGAGATACATAATCTACCGTTTGAAGAGCAGAAGGCACTGCGCAAGGGCAAAACGGTAAGTAATAAAATCTTTAAAAAGGGAAGGTCCGAGGTTTTAAAGTTTAAAAAATAA
- a CDS encoding gliding motility lipoprotein GldH, whose amino-acid sequence MRNSLICLTLVSFLFSCNDTLSVSEYKATNNGKWNKDSIVSFSFSEMDTVSKHNVFINIRNDESYPFSNLFLIAELESPDGKTVTDTLEYEMADPSGEWLGKGKGSVKENKLWFKENIVFSSSGVYNLQISHAMRKNGNVNGIVELEGITDVGFQIEKSNQ is encoded by the coding sequence ATGCGTAATTCACTTATTTGTTTAACATTGGTGTCGTTTCTTTTTTCTTGTAACGACACCCTTTCGGTTTCAGAATACAAAGCAACCAACAACGGAAAATGGAATAAGGATTCCATTGTTTCCTTCTCCTTTTCGGAAATGGACACTGTTTCCAAACATAATGTCTTCATCAATATAAGAAATGACGAAAGTTATCCGTTTAGTAATTTGTTCCTGATTGCGGAACTGGAGTCCCCCGATGGTAAAACGGTAACCGATACTTTGGAGTACGAAATGGCCGACCCCTCCGGAGAGTGGTTGGGCAAGGGCAAAGGAAGCGTCAAGGAGAACAAATTATGGTTCAAGGAAAACATCGTTTTTTCCAGTTCTGGCGTATATAATCTACAAATATCCCATGCGATGCGAAAGAACGGAAATGTAAACGGCATAGTAGAATTGGAAGGCATAACGGATGTTGGGTTTCAAATAGAAAAAAGTAATCAATAA
- a CDS encoding PSP1 domain-containing protein yields the protein MGCSSCSTGKDGQPRGCKNNGTCGTDGCNKLTVFDWLSNMSLPNGEKPFDCVEVRFKNSRKEFFRNTEHLTLAIGDIVATQAQSGHDIGMVTLTGELVRVQMKRKKVSYADGDLPKIYRKASQKDIDKWQKCRDREEEIKKRSREMAIILKLQMKISDVEFQGDGSKATFYYTAEDRVDFRQLIKDMAKAFGIRIEMRQIGYRQEAQRLGGIGSCGRELCCSTWLTDFRSVSTSAARYQNLSLNPQKLAGQCGKLKCCLNYELDVYLDALKDFPPQDSKLFTEKGLAFCQKVDIFKETLWFSYKDDPSNWHTLTKHQVNEILEKNKKKEKVASLEMYAAENIYAEQEEKVFENVVGQDSLTRFDRPKNNKRRNKNKKRRNNNKKRPAKNA from the coding sequence ATGGGTTGTAGCAGTTGTTCGACCGGCAAGGACGGACAGCCGCGTGGTTGCAAGAACAATGGGACTTGCGGCACCGATGGCTGTAATAAATTGACCGTGTTCGATTGGCTTTCCAACATGTCGCTTCCAAATGGTGAAAAACCGTTTGATTGTGTGGAAGTCCGTTTTAAAAATAGCAGAAAAGAATTTTTTAGGAATACAGAGCATCTTACACTCGCTATCGGCGATATAGTCGCCACGCAGGCCCAGTCGGGCCACGACATTGGCATGGTCACGCTCACTGGGGAGCTGGTACGGGTACAGATGAAAAGAAAAAAAGTTTCCTACGCTGATGGTGACTTGCCTAAAATCTACAGAAAGGCATCCCAAAAAGATATCGATAAATGGCAAAAATGTCGCGATAGGGAAGAGGAGATAAAAAAGCGATCTCGCGAGATGGCGATTATCCTGAAACTACAAATGAAAATTTCGGATGTTGAATTTCAGGGCGACGGCTCCAAGGCCACATTTTATTACACTGCCGAAGACCGTGTAGATTTTAGGCAGTTGATAAAGGATATGGCGAAGGCCTTTGGCATTCGAATCGAGATGCGGCAGATTGGTTATCGGCAAGAAGCCCAACGCCTGGGAGGCATAGGTTCATGTGGCCGTGAACTTTGCTGCTCTACTTGGTTGACGGATTTTAGGTCGGTAAGCACTTCTGCGGCACGTTACCAAAACCTCTCCTTGAATCCACAAAAATTGGCAGGGCAGTGCGGTAAGTTGAAATGCTGCCTCAATTATGAACTGGACGTATATCTGGATGCGTTAAAAGATTTCCCCCCACAAGACAGCAAGCTCTTTACCGAAAAAGGACTTGCTTTTTGCCAAAAAGTCGATATTTTCAAAGAAACACTATGGTTTTCTTACAAAGACGACCCATCTAACTGGCATACGCTCACCAAACACCAAGTAAACGAAATCCTCGAAAAGAACAAGAAAAAAGAGAAAGTGGCCAGTTTGGAAATGTATGCCGCGGAAAACATATATGCAGAGCAAGAAGAAAAGGTCTTTGAAAACGTTGTAGGGCAAGACAGCCTTACCAGGTTTGATCGTCCCAAAAACAATAAGCGCAGGAACAAGAACAAAAAACGTAGGAACAACAACAAAAAAAGACCTGCCAAAAATGCGTAA
- a CDS encoding outer membrane beta-barrel protein has translation MNKKNIDNLFQEKFRDFGEVPDERVWASIEASLNQKKSRRMIPFWWQIGGVAALLALMLYVINPFGGNPSGNTTPIITDVENASENTIQKTDTLQDDANQEQQDIDQGVADSKKNDNAPKIDAAKDRSSQKQHSYANKDNAKEKAGTKKQHPKNIHPNEIQKNLTGKKEQITETDNKQQQVPKKDGAKTDLDGMLQKKKEGIAITDDVKTNGKINPAQNLEKERSAILDSKNNEKEAVVTHTAKEEKEDPKKKSIFEEIEKKQQEEEAVVENSTKDKWSAGPSVAPVYFNALGEGSPVHSIFVPNGKSGNVNLSYGLTVAYEISDRLSLRSGIHKVDYGYDTNDVSFSSSLDGSTNDQIDNISYRATSKNLVLNSRAAPEASFQNPSDLDTNAISPERNGIMSQQFGYLEVPLELNYALVNKKVGVNLVGGFSSLFLVDNSVSVEGGGQVMELGEANNINSINFSANAGIGVDYKFSSKVKLNLEPVFKYQLNTFSETDGTFQPFSVGVYSGLTFKF, from the coding sequence ATGAACAAAAAAAATATCGATAACCTATTTCAAGAGAAGTTCAGAGACTTTGGTGAGGTACCCGACGAGCGTGTATGGGCCTCTATCGAGGCTTCCTTGAACCAGAAGAAGTCGCGCAGGATGATTCCCTTTTGGTGGCAAATAGGCGGTGTAGCCGCACTTTTGGCCCTAATGCTCTATGTGATAAACCCCTTCGGGGGAAATCCCTCTGGGAATACGACCCCTATAATCACCGATGTTGAAAATGCATCGGAAAATACTATCCAAAAAACTGATACGCTCCAAGATGATGCGAACCAAGAACAACAAGACATCGATCAAGGCGTTGCCGATTCCAAAAAGAACGATAATGCCCCTAAAATAGATGCGGCTAAAGACCGTAGTTCGCAAAAGCAGCATTCTTATGCCAATAAGGACAACGCAAAAGAGAAAGCGGGCACCAAGAAGCAACATCCAAAGAACATCCATCCAAATGAAATACAAAAAAACCTAACAGGTAAAAAAGAGCAAATTACCGAGACCGATAACAAGCAGCAGCAGGTTCCCAAAAAGGATGGGGCAAAAACAGACCTTGACGGTATGCTTCAAAAAAAGAAGGAAGGTATCGCCATTACCGATGATGTGAAAACGAACGGGAAAATCAACCCTGCCCAAAACCTGGAAAAAGAGCGTTCTGCAATATTGGACAGTAAGAACAATGAAAAAGAAGCTGTGGTAACGCATACCGCCAAAGAAGAAAAGGAAGACCCAAAGAAAAAATCGATTTTTGAGGAAATAGAAAAGAAGCAACAAGAGGAAGAGGCGGTCGTAGAAAATTCAACGAAGGACAAATGGTCGGCAGGGCCCAGTGTGGCCCCCGTATATTTTAATGCGCTAGGGGAAGGCTCCCCGGTACATTCAATCTTCGTGCCCAACGGAAAATCAGGTAATGTAAACCTTAGCTACGGCCTTACCGTGGCCTATGAAATATCGGATAGGTTGAGCCTGCGTTCCGGTATACACAAGGTAGATTATGGGTACGATACCAATGATGTTTCTTTTTCGTCGTCCTTGGACGGTTCTACTAACGACCAGATCGATAACATCAGCTACAGGGCCACCTCAAAAAACCTAGTATTGAACAGTAGGGCCGCACCCGAAGCGAGTTTTCAAAACCCTTCCGACTTGGATACCAACGCCATATCACCCGAAAGAAACGGAATCATGTCCCAGCAATTCGGGTATTTGGAAGTACCCTTGGAGCTCAACTACGCCTTGGTCAACAAAAAAGTGGGCGTAAACTTAGTGGGCGGCTTCAGTTCTCTTTTCTTGGTAGACAATTCGGTATCCGTAGAGGGTGGTGGCCAGGTTATGGAGCTTGGCGAGGCGAACAACATCAATAGCATAAACTTTAGTGCCAATGCGGGCATTGGTGTTGATTATAAGTTTTCATCCAAAGTAAAGCTAAATCTAGAGCCTGTATTTAAATACCAATTGAACACATTCTCTGAGACCGACGGTACTTTTCAGCCTTTTTCTGTAGGGGTGTACAGTGGTCTAACGTTCAAGTTTTAG
- a CDS encoding tyrosine-type recombinase/integrase → MFVKFRKILQLKRYSESTIKNYMHMVATFQEHVGNTPIHKLDTAFIIKHAADLVAAKNYGASSHKQLIGALSLYYKELYKRPMDFSMIYPTRKEHSLPEILAKEEVLELFSQTKNLKHLTILKTIYALGLRRSEALNLKVADIDGKRKLVHIKSAKGKKDRIVPLPDKLLVQLREYYRSYKPKNHLFYGANRSQYSAASIRNVFKAACKRAKITKNVTLHSLRHAYATHLMDAGTDVRMIQQLLGHESIKTTMRYTHVTTRSLLHVPSPLDFLEQPPKT, encoded by the coding sequence ATGTTTGTTAAATTTAGAAAAATTCTTCAACTTAAAAGATATAGTGAAAGCACCATAAAAAATTACATGCATATGGTGGCAACATTTCAAGAACATGTAGGGAACACCCCTATCCATAAATTGGATACCGCCTTTATCATAAAGCACGCCGCAGATCTTGTGGCCGCAAAAAACTACGGGGCGTCGTCCCACAAACAGCTCATAGGCGCATTATCGCTGTATTATAAAGAACTCTACAAACGCCCAATGGACTTTTCAATGATATACCCTACACGAAAAGAACATTCTCTACCTGAAATTTTGGCGAAAGAAGAAGTTTTGGAACTTTTTTCACAAACAAAAAACCTAAAACACTTAACTATTTTAAAAACAATATATGCTTTGGGTTTGCGAAGAAGTGAAGCCTTAAACTTAAAAGTGGCCGATATTGACGGAAAACGAAAGCTGGTACACATCAAAAGCGCAAAGGGCAAAAAGGACCGGATCGTACCCCTACCCGATAAATTACTCGTACAATTAAGGGAATACTACCGTAGCTATAAACCAAAAAACCACCTTTTTTATGGGGCGAACAGGAGCCAATATTCGGCGGCAAGCATAAGAAATGTTTTTAAGGCCGCTTGCAAAAGGGCCAAAATCACCAAGAACGTAACCCTGCACAGCCTTCGGCATGCTTATGCCACACACCTTATGGATGCTGGTACCGATGTACGCATGATACAGCAACTGTTGGGGCACGAATCTATAAAGACGACCATGCGCTACACCCATGTAACCACCCGCTCCTTATTGCACGTGCCCAGCCCTTTGGATTTTTTGGAACAGCCCCCTAAAACTTGA